A stretch of the Bdellovibrio sp. 22V genome encodes the following:
- a CDS encoding S8 family serine peptidase, giving the protein MKRISKRFKILLSLGVVGATTAVFFTNCAKSTLSAPEIQGMDSYDSLLEYAWHIKNSGQNVFASTHASPGVDLNLINTWSSGVSGAGIKILISDDSVEDTHEDLSANFLSGSSKDYTLASPWTSAVSRPRTADDNHGTAVAGLAVAVAGNGVGTKGVAFDAQFSATNFLSSAVSATEAMLDDQAKGNFDIFNMSWGSKQNTLIGIVPTFHAQMAYGVTFGRANKGSIYVKSAGNNFVVECRGSSSDPCIGNANFDADNVTPYTVLVGAMNASGYAAEYSSPGSNLWISAFGGEQGYDSPAMVTTDRMGCSNGFSTSTVASKVTFDRGYNGNTSCNYTVTFNGTSAAAPTASGAIALLLQANPNLTWRDVKYILAKTAYPADWGVGSYRHPLGESLPSGAIWEQAWVTNTAGFKFHNWYGFGKIDVDKAVAMAKNYTSSFGAFINTNWIHDRSGLSLAIPDNSATGVSDTMVVNENLKIEGVQLQIWATHTNLADLALELKSPSGTKSILINMNNALRGLTDYEGEIMLSNAFYQERAQGTWTLKVIDGKSTHTGTVTRWRLNFFGSY; this is encoded by the coding sequence ATGAAAAGAATTAGTAAGCGCTTTAAAATTCTTTTGTCTTTGGGTGTGGTCGGCGCGACGACGGCGGTCTTCTTTACGAATTGCGCGAAAAGCACGTTGAGTGCTCCTGAAATCCAGGGGATGGATAGCTACGATTCTTTATTAGAATATGCGTGGCATATCAAAAACTCGGGCCAGAATGTCTTTGCGTCTACGCATGCGTCCCCTGGGGTTGATTTAAATCTTATTAACACCTGGTCTTCAGGCGTGAGCGGTGCCGGAATTAAAATTCTGATTTCTGACGACAGTGTGGAAGATACTCACGAAGATCTTAGCGCAAACTTTCTGTCAGGTTCTTCGAAAGACTACACTTTGGCGAGTCCTTGGACCTCGGCTGTGTCGCGTCCCCGAACGGCGGACGATAATCACGGGACGGCCGTTGCGGGTCTCGCCGTAGCTGTTGCCGGCAATGGCGTGGGAACAAAGGGTGTCGCGTTCGATGCGCAATTCTCTGCGACCAACTTTTTATCTTCTGCGGTTTCGGCCACGGAAGCCATGCTGGACGATCAAGCTAAGGGAAATTTCGATATCTTCAACATGAGTTGGGGTTCGAAACAGAATACATTGATTGGAATCGTGCCGACCTTTCATGCTCAAATGGCTTATGGTGTGACCTTTGGAAGAGCCAACAAGGGTTCGATCTATGTGAAGTCCGCCGGAAATAATTTTGTTGTTGAATGCCGAGGATCTTCTTCTGATCCATGTATAGGCAATGCGAACTTCGACGCTGATAATGTGACACCTTACACTGTTCTTGTGGGGGCCATGAATGCAAGCGGATACGCGGCTGAGTATTCCTCGCCGGGTTCTAACTTGTGGATCTCCGCCTTTGGAGGTGAGCAAGGTTACGATTCTCCCGCAATGGTCACAACGGACCGCATGGGATGTTCTAACGGTTTTTCGACGTCGACAGTTGCAAGCAAGGTGACTTTTGATCGCGGGTACAACGGCAATACAAGTTGCAATTATACGGTGACCTTTAATGGAACCTCGGCAGCAGCGCCGACAGCTTCGGGAGCTATTGCTCTTTTGCTGCAAGCAAATCCCAATCTTACGTGGCGAGATGTGAAATACATCTTAGCAAAGACGGCATATCCTGCGGATTGGGGTGTGGGTTCTTACCGTCACCCACTGGGGGAATCACTTCCCTCGGGCGCAATCTGGGAACAAGCGTGGGTCACGAATACGGCAGGATTTAAATTTCATAACTGGTATGGCTTTGGAAAGATCGATGTTGATAAAGCTGTGGCGATGGCGAAGAACTACACGTCTTCTTTCGGTGCTTTTATAAACACTAACTGGATTCATGATCGCTCCGGTCTAAGCTTGGCAATTCCTGATAACAGCGCCACCGGTGTCAGCGATACGATGGTGGTGAACGAGAATTTAAAAATCGAAGGCGTGCAGTTACAAATCTGGGCGACTCACACAAACCTTGCAGATCTCGCTTTGGAGTTAAAGTCCCCTTCAGGAACAAAAAGCATACTGATAAATATGAACAATGCTCTTCGCGGTCTTACCGACTATGAAGGAGAAATCATGTTATCAAACGCGTTCTATCAGGAACGCGCGCAAGGGACATGGACATTGAAAGTAATCGACGGTAAGTCCACGCATACAGGAACTGTGACTCGCTGGCGTCTTAACTTCTTTGGAAGTTATTAA
- a CDS encoding PilZ domain-containing protein: MKTQGKVWIIYDAESKTQTKPMSVVQAQVALLSLANKDPGKYFLWTPGWENWVCVREFLESDQKYFAIVQPPAPNELPGVSDNTLTATHNAPATNGGADSPYTQVVVGDLPIKPTEVGGYHAKDFNGDELDLAKIKKMKPEATKKKTESAAQPQQKAEPSGADRRRDPRHNFKIEVVLVSKIRSFRTYSKNISLSGTMLEDEIPKDFLNKPFDLIIVNPFESDPAKARLLFRAKIVGDLTDPRRLMFIEQDVAMTLRLDALLKAYVAYQNQLRQSAG; the protein is encoded by the coding sequence ATGAAGACGCAGGGTAAAGTTTGGATCATCTATGATGCCGAAAGCAAAACGCAGACAAAGCCAATGTCTGTCGTTCAAGCCCAAGTTGCGCTTCTCTCTTTAGCAAACAAAGATCCCGGTAAATATTTTCTATGGACGCCTGGTTGGGAAAACTGGGTTTGTGTTCGCGAATTCTTGGAGTCCGATCAGAAGTATTTCGCTATTGTCCAGCCGCCCGCACCGAATGAGTTGCCAGGTGTTTCAGACAACACCCTGACGGCAACACACAATGCTCCGGCAACGAATGGCGGGGCCGACAGTCCTTACACCCAAGTCGTCGTGGGAGACCTTCCTATCAAGCCTACAGAAGTCGGTGGCTATCACGCGAAAGACTTCAATGGCGACGAATTGGATTTAGCAAAAATTAAAAAGATGAAGCCCGAGGCGACAAAGAAAAAAACGGAGTCCGCTGCTCAGCCACAACAAAAAGCGGAACCATCCGGAGCAGATCGCCGTCGCGACCCTCGTCACAACTTCAAAATTGAAGTGGTGTTGGTTTCAAAGATTCGTTCTTTCAGAACATACTCTAAGAATATCTCTTTAAGCGGAACAATGCTTGAAGATGAAATCCCTAAAGACTTTTTGAACAAGCCCTTCGATTTGATCATCGTCAATCCTTTCGAATCAGATCCCGCGAAAGCACGCCTGCTTTTCAGAGCGAAAATTGTGGGTGACCTGACGGATCCTCGTCGTTTGATGTTTATCGAACAAGACGTGGCGATGACGTTGCGCTTGGATGCTTTGCTTAAAGCCTACGTGGCTTATCAAAATCAACTGCGCCAAAGTGCCGGTTGA
- a CDS encoding OmpA family protein: MASQAKLLTLASALLFVACTSTNERSPASRGPLPLETSAADVLSQASKSLTNNRKFTTLSQNILFDAGSAELTDSAKRTLNEMVPEINKAVDTFSLIRIHGLSDSSGDSERNLKLSTERAEKVRNYLIARGVAPDKLAAIGKGQVLSSPEATPSERARDRRVDFEIVEGRENGQDELQ; the protein is encoded by the coding sequence ATGGCATCCCAGGCAAAGTTATTGACCTTGGCTTCCGCTCTTCTCTTCGTCGCTTGCACTTCGACAAATGAACGAAGCCCTGCCTCACGCGGTCCTTTGCCTTTAGAAACGTCAGCTGCGGATGTGCTCTCTCAAGCTTCAAAAAGTCTGACAAACAATCGGAAGTTCACGACGCTTTCGCAAAATATTCTGTTCGATGCCGGCAGTGCAGAGCTTACAGACTCGGCGAAGCGCACACTGAACGAGATGGTCCCTGAAATAAACAAAGCCGTCGACACTTTCAGTCTGATTCGCATTCACGGCCTCAGCGATTCCAGCGGTGACAGCGAACGCAATCTTAAACTTTCAACCGAGCGCGCGGAAAAAGTGCGCAACTACTTGATCGCTCGTGGCGTTGCACCCGACAAGTTAGCGGCTATTGGAAAAGGCCAAGTGTTATCAAGCCCGGAAGCAACTCCCTCGGAAAGAGCCCGCGACCGTCGCGTCGATTTTGAGATTGTGGAAGGTCGAGAAAATGGGCAAGATGAACTGCAATGA
- a CDS encoding dipeptide ABC transporter ATP-binding protein: MSTPLLKVENLMKSFPIYGGIFSREVASVKAVQGISFELKKGETLGLVGESGCGKSTLGRCLIRLHDTTSGKIIYNGKDITHIQGEELRDMRKKMQIIFQDPFASLNPRMTIGAVLEEPLIIHNLYESAKDRQDRIHELIDLVGLRREHLNRYPHEFSGGQRQRVGIARALAVNPELIVCDEPVSALDVSIQAQVINLLMELQQKLGLTYIFIAHDLKVVEHVSTKVAVMYLGKIVEMAEAEELYRNPKHPYTKALMSAIPVPDPRRKDERIILTGDVPSPINPPSGCHFHPRCPMAIEDCKTIVPPLEQKSKDHIAACIRV, from the coding sequence ATGAGCACTCCACTACTTAAAGTTGAAAATCTGATGAAGAGCTTCCCGATTTACGGAGGCATTTTCAGTCGTGAAGTAGCCAGCGTAAAGGCCGTTCAAGGTATTTCCTTCGAATTGAAGAAGGGCGAAACTTTGGGTCTTGTGGGTGAGTCTGGTTGCGGTAAGTCCACTTTGGGCCGCTGCTTGATCCGCCTTCACGATACGACTTCTGGAAAGATTATTTACAACGGAAAAGACATCACGCACATCCAAGGCGAAGAGCTTCGTGATATGCGTAAAAAAATGCAGATTATCTTCCAAGATCCGTTTGCTTCTTTGAATCCACGTATGACGATCGGGGCTGTTCTTGAAGAGCCTTTGATCATTCATAATCTTTATGAATCTGCGAAAGACCGCCAAGATCGTATTCATGAATTGATCGATCTTGTGGGTCTTCGTCGTGAACATTTGAACCGTTATCCGCATGAGTTTTCAGGCGGACAACGTCAACGTGTGGGAATCGCGCGCGCTTTGGCCGTAAATCCTGAGTTGATCGTGTGTGACGAGCCTGTTTCTGCTTTGGACGTTTCGATCCAAGCGCAAGTGATCAACCTTTTGATGGAACTTCAGCAGAAGCTCGGTTTGACTTACATCTTCATCGCCCATGACTTGAAAGTTGTTGAACACGTTTCAACAAAAGTGGCTGTGATGTACTTGGGTAAAATCGTTGAGATGGCGGAAGCCGAAGAGCTTTACCGCAATCCAAAACATCCCTATACAAAAGCCTTGATGTCAGCGATTCCGGTTCCAGATCCACGTCGCAAAGACGAGCGTATCATTTTGACTGGCGACGTTCCTTCGCCAATCAACCCGCCATCAGGATGTCATTTCCACCCTCGTTGCCCGATGGCGATCGAGGATTGCAAGACTATCGTCCCGCCTTTGGAACAAAAATCCAAAGATCATATCGCGGCTTGTATCCGAGTATAA
- a CDS encoding O-methyltransferase, with product MSMRETVLSNKEQYMGSLLPEESRPKQLSRQFAEELGLARISISPAEAQLIKTLIRLHGAKKVVEIGTLTGLSAQYIFEALPEGGELWTLEKDPKHGEKSTEVFSHLDQSEKKIHLVMGDAREELEKLSLQGPFDAVFIDGNKAAYLDYLLWSEKNLRQGGLVLADNIFLSGSVWGDKTLQRFSDKQVAIMQEFNKRLSDPNLYEAAIVPSFEGLFVGLKK from the coding sequence ATGAGTATGCGTGAAACGGTGCTAAGCAACAAAGAGCAGTATATGGGTTCTCTTCTTCCTGAAGAGAGTCGTCCTAAACAATTATCTCGTCAGTTCGCGGAAGAGCTGGGCTTGGCCCGCATCAGTATTTCGCCTGCAGAAGCGCAACTCATTAAAACTTTGATTCGTCTTCATGGCGCGAAAAAAGTCGTCGAGATCGGGACCCTGACGGGTCTGTCCGCTCAATATATTTTTGAAGCTCTCCCCGAGGGAGGAGAACTTTGGACGCTCGAGAAAGATCCCAAACACGGCGAAAAATCCACAGAGGTCTTTTCGCATCTAGATCAGTCTGAAAAGAAAATACATTTGGTGATGGGCGACGCCCGTGAAGAGCTCGAGAAACTTTCGCTGCAAGGTCCTTTCGATGCTGTTTTCATCGACGGCAATAAAGCAGCCTATTTAGATTATCTTTTGTGGTCGGAAAAAAACCTGCGCCAGGGAGGCCTTGTTCTTGCTGATAATATTTTCCTCAGCGGCTCTGTCTGGGGAGACAAAACTTTGCAGCGGTTCTCCGATAAACAAGTGGCAATCATGCAAGAGTTCAATAAAAGACTTTCGGATCCGAATCTTTATGAAGCGGCGATTGTGCCAAGCTTTGAGGGACTTTTCGTCGGTCTTAAGAAGTAA
- the trxB gene encoding thioredoxin-disulfide reductase, which translates to MTQDQKVENVIIIGSGPAGLTAAVYTARANLEPFMIEGEEAGGQLMTTTEVENFPGFEHGITGPDLITVMRKQAERFGTRFLTRNVTKVDLSQRPFKVWVGEKLYLAKSIIISTGASAKYLGLPSEKQYANRGVSACATCDGAFFRNQEIGVVGGGDTAMEEAQFLTRFASKVYLIHRRDHFRASKIMAERVFKNPKIEILWNTEVEEVLGDGKSMTGAKIKSVTDGAVKELPITGLFLAIGHKPNTDLFKGMLDMNETGYLVTQPNTTYTNIPGVFAAGDVQDHVYRQAITAAGTGCMAAIDAERWLEAQASH; encoded by the coding sequence ATGACTCAAGATCAAAAAGTTGAAAATGTCATCATCATCGGTTCAGGTCCTGCGGGTTTGACGGCGGCTGTGTACACAGCTCGTGCGAATCTGGAGCCCTTCATGATCGAAGGTGAGGAAGCTGGCGGTCAGTTGATGACAACGACGGAAGTGGAAAACTTCCCGGGCTTCGAACACGGAATCACAGGTCCTGATTTGATCACAGTCATGAGAAAACAGGCCGAGAGATTTGGTACGCGTTTTCTTACTCGCAACGTAACAAAGGTAGACCTTTCACAACGTCCTTTCAAAGTATGGGTTGGTGAAAAGCTTTATCTGGCGAAGTCGATCATTATCTCTACCGGCGCAAGTGCAAAGTACTTGGGCCTTCCTTCGGAAAAACAATACGCGAACCGCGGTGTTTCCGCGTGCGCGACTTGTGACGGCGCCTTCTTCCGCAATCAGGAAATCGGCGTTGTTGGCGGTGGTGATACAGCGATGGAAGAAGCACAATTTCTTACACGCTTTGCTTCCAAAGTTTATTTGATTCACAGACGCGATCATTTCCGTGCGTCTAAAATTATGGCGGAACGTGTTTTCAAAAATCCAAAAATCGAAATTTTGTGGAATACCGAAGTTGAAGAAGTTTTGGGTGATGGCAAAAGCATGACAGGTGCAAAAATCAAAAGCGTTACCGATGGAGCTGTTAAAGAGCTTCCTATTACGGGCCTTTTCTTGGCCATTGGTCATAAGCCGAATACAGACCTTTTCAAAGGAATGTTGGATATGAATGAGACAGGCTATTTGGTAACTCAACCAAATACCACATATACTAATATTCCAGGTGTCTTTGCTGCCGGAGACGTGCAAGATCATGTATACCGCCAGGCTATCACAGCGGCGGGAACGGGTTGTATGGCGGCGATTGACGCTGAAAGATGGCTCGAAGCTCAAGCATCTCACTAA
- a CDS encoding HAD hydrolase-like protein, which yields MKPLLAFDLDGTLIDSAPDIITAVNRTLSLHGKRTLADDVIVAHIGEGLKKLIADLFIEDNLDPAETIDVEMEFLRIYQEEMLKKTTPFPGVENFLGSYDGPIAIITNKNELPAKTIIKHLGLDRYPWVSVFGADSLDERKPSPLPLQTTMQLAGHTPANTFMIGDGIPDVLSALRAGVPSIAIGFGYTSLSLLEKYEPRGVLNHYEELHQLVDRLSIRA from the coding sequence ATGAAGCCACTACTCGCATTTGATCTCGACGGAACTTTGATTGACTCTGCACCTGATATTATTACGGCGGTAAATCGCACACTCAGTTTGCACGGCAAAAGAACTCTCGCTGACGATGTGATTGTCGCGCATATCGGTGAAGGCCTCAAAAAACTGATCGCTGATCTTTTCATTGAAGATAATTTGGATCCGGCAGAAACCATTGATGTTGAGATGGAATTTCTGCGCATCTATCAGGAAGAGATGTTGAAAAAAACCACGCCCTTTCCCGGTGTCGAAAATTTTCTCGGATCTTATGACGGTCCGATAGCGATCATCACCAACAAGAATGAACTTCCCGCAAAAACGATTATCAAACACCTTGGCCTGGATCGTTATCCTTGGGTCAGTGTTTTTGGCGCGGACTCTTTGGATGAAAGAAAGCCAAGTCCTCTGCCTTTACAGACGACGATGCAGCTTGCAGGACACACACCGGCGAATACTTTCATGATCGGCGACGGCATTCCCGATGTCTTGTCGGCTCTGCGCGCAGGTGTTCCGTCTATTGCCATAGGCTTTGGCTACACGTCTCTTTCGCTGCTCGAAAAATATGAGCCCCGAGGAGTTCTGAACCACTATGAAGAGCTTCATCAGCTCGTGGATCGCCTCTCAATCAGAGCATGA
- a CDS encoding response regulator, with the protein MKDKRINTKDLIDKIEKMTKARIASQEVVPLDQFREAKKKLDPKVILVIEDDETMRLAMKRILESEGYVTKLAADGTELSTALDDHPVDLILMDVGLPWINGFELAQLLKEHKDLKKIPLVFVSGKAAEEDMKKAFEIGADDYIKKPFDVEKLKKTVETLLKLNA; encoded by the coding sequence ATGAAGGATAAAAGAATCAACACCAAGGATTTAATCGATAAGATCGAGAAGATGACGAAGGCACGCATCGCGAGCCAGGAAGTCGTACCTCTCGATCAATTCCGTGAAGCCAAGAAGAAGTTGGATCCAAAGGTCATTCTTGTGATCGAGGACGACGAGACAATGCGCTTAGCGATGAAGAGAATCCTTGAAAGTGAAGGTTACGTGACGAAGCTTGCTGCTGACGGAACGGAACTTTCTACAGCGTTGGATGATCATCCTGTTGATTTGATTCTGATGGACGTGGGGTTGCCGTGGATTAACGGTTTTGAACTCGCGCAACTTCTTAAAGAACACAAAGACCTCAAGAAAATTCCTCTGGTCTTCGTTTCAGGAAAAGCAGCCGAAGAAGACATGAAAAAAGCCTTCGAGATCGGCGCTGACGACTATATCAAAAAGCCTTTCGACGTCGAAAAATTGAAGAAGACGGTCGAAACACTTCTGAAGCTAAACGCTTAG
- a CDS encoding 2Fe-2S iron-sulfur cluster-binding protein — MPLISFIKNRPAYSVEEGANLMKSLLDAGLPVASSCDGDGVCAKCKIVIIEGQENLSSENETEAFLKEKNNIPRGTRISCQTQVLGDVTVDATYW, encoded by the coding sequence ATGCCTTTGATTTCGTTTATAAAAAATAGACCTGCTTATAGCGTGGAAGAGGGCGCAAACCTGATGAAATCTCTTCTTGATGCAGGTTTGCCGGTCGCCTCCAGCTGCGATGGTGATGGCGTGTGCGCTAAATGTAAAATCGTGATCATCGAGGGCCAAGAAAATCTTTCTTCTGAAAATGAAACCGAAGCCTTCCTGAAAGAAAAAAACAACATTCCACGCGGCACCCGCATCAGTTGCCAAACCCAGGTTTTAGGCGATGTGACTGTGGACGCAACTTATTGGTAA
- a CDS encoding ABC transporter ATP-binding protein → MKLSRGSSPVSDILLDVQNLKTRFKTDEGSFLAVDGVNFSVKKGQTLGIVGESGCGKSVTSLSVMRLIQKPGNIESGKVMFKGKDLLEASDSQMRSIRGNEIAMIFQEPMTSLNPVYTIGDQIEEAILLHQKDLNKQQARERAIEMLRKVGIPAPEKRFHEYPHQLSGGMRQRVMIAMAISCNPELLIADEPTTALDVTIQAQILDLMRKLQKDFNAGMILITHDLGVVAEMCQEVAVMYAGRIVEFGTVEDIFYRPKHPYTKGLLDSIPHFETGHKLDQLRTIKGMVPSLYNLPVGCRFADRCPYAQDDCRASYPNIENLRGIHKVACFHPLSEEVK, encoded by the coding sequence ATGAAGCTTTCGAGGGGGTCATCTCCGGTGAGTGATATTCTTTTAGACGTACAGAATCTTAAGACACGCTTTAAAACCGACGAGGGTTCTTTCCTCGCAGTTGATGGCGTTAACTTTTCCGTAAAAAAAGGCCAAACCCTTGGAATCGTTGGTGAATCTGGTTGCGGTAAATCCGTAACTTCTCTTTCGGTTATGCGCTTGATCCAAAAACCTGGGAACATTGAATCTGGAAAGGTCATGTTCAAAGGGAAGGATCTTCTTGAAGCTTCTGATTCGCAAATGCGTAGCATCCGCGGAAACGAAATCGCGATGATTTTCCAAGAGCCGATGACGTCTTTGAATCCGGTTTATACGATCGGTGACCAAATCGAAGAAGCGATTCTCTTGCACCAAAAAGATCTTAATAAACAACAAGCTCGTGAGCGCGCGATCGAAATGCTTCGCAAAGTAGGTATCCCTGCTCCCGAGAAACGTTTCCACGAATATCCGCACCAACTTTCAGGCGGTATGAGACAACGTGTGATGATCGCGATGGCGATCTCTTGCAACCCTGAACTTCTTATTGCCGATGAACCGACGACAGCTTTGGACGTAACAATCCAAGCTCAGATCCTCGATCTTATGCGCAAGTTGCAAAAAGACTTCAACGCCGGAATGATTTTGATCACGCACGACTTGGGTGTGGTGGCAGAGATGTGCCAAGAAGTTGCCGTGATGTATGCCGGCCGTATTGTTGAGTTCGGAACTGTTGAAGATATTTTCTATCGTCCGAAACATCCTTACACAAAGGGTCTTTTGGATTCGATTCCACACTTTGAAACAGGTCACAAGCTGGATCAGTTGAGAACAATCAAAGGCATGGTGCCAAGCCTTTACAATCTTCCCGTGGGCTGCCGTTTTGCGGATCGTTGTCCTTACGCTCAAGATGATTGCCGTGCCTCTTACCCGAACATTGAAAACCTCCGTGGCATCCACAAAGTGGCTTGCTTCCACCCTCTTTCTGAGGAGGTAAAATAA